A single window of Lynx canadensis isolate LIC74 chromosome C2, mLynCan4.pri.v2, whole genome shotgun sequence DNA harbors:
- the MIS18A gene encoding protein Mis18-alpha, translated as MAGSWSPGCKGCSSTSCTCGGDKGKWGDSSLLGRRLSEDSDRHQLLQKWASIWTSLSGDPSVACAERTRREEAVEPAEEEDRPLVFLCSGCRRPLGDSLSWVTSQEDTNCILLRCVSCNVSVDKEQILSKRKNENGCVLETLYCSGCSLNLGHIYRCTPKSLDYKRDLFCLRVEAIESYILGSSEKQIVSEDKELFNLESRVEIEKSLKQMEDVLKALQAKLWEVESKLSFTSCKS; from the exons ATGGCGGGCAGTTGGTCGCCGGGTTGCAAAGGTTGCTCTTCTACTAGCTGTACGTGTGGCGGCGACAAGGGCAAGTGGGGCGACTCCTCCCTGTTAGGCAGGCGGCTCTCGGAGGACTCGGACCGTCACCAGCTGCTGCAGAAGTGGGCCAGCATTTGGACCTCCTTGAGCGGGGACCCGTCGGTGGCCTGTGCAGAGAGGACGCGGCGCGAGGAGGCTGTGGAGCCGGCCGAGGAGGAGGACAGGCCGCTGGTGTTTCTGTGCTCCGGCTGCCGGCGACCGCTGGGCGACTCCTTGAGCTGGGTGACGAGCCAGGAGGACACCAACTGCATCTTGCTGCGCT GTGTTTCCTGTAATGTTTCTGTGGATAAGGAACAGATACTGTCCAAAcgtaaaaatgaaaatggttg TGTTCTGGAGACGTTGTACTGCTCTGGGTGCTCGCTCAACCTCGGTCACATCTACAGATGCACACCCAAAAGCCTAGATTACAAGAGAGACTTGTTTTGCCTCAGGGTTGAAGCCATTGAAAG TTATATTTTAGGGTCCTCGGAAAAGCAAATCGTGTCAGAAGATAAAGAACTTTTTAATCTTGAAAGCAGAGTTGAAATAGAAAAGTCTCTAAAGCAG ATGGAAGATGTTTTGAAAGCATTACAAGCGAAGCTGTGGGAGGTTGAATCAAAGTTGTCCTTTACCAGCTGCAAAAGCTGA